A genomic stretch from Vanrija pseudolonga chromosome 6, complete sequence includes:
- the ubp21 gene encoding Ubiquitin carboxyl-terminal hydrolase 21, whose protein sequence is MQQQNDVTDIIIDESPAPLEVEELPNVHDYEAFAAKAMPDLGLEIEDFQSQTWRIENWSQQPKRLQGPEFSCGGHKWRILLFPQGNANGQPNDMVSVYLDYANPKTAPEGWHACAQFCLAISNPWDPTIHNSSHAHHRFVAEECDWGFTRFADLRKLHTADAANGKTRPTIENDEVEITAFVRVLKDPTGVLWHNFVNYDSKKETGHVGLRNQGATCYMNSLLQSLYCTNYFRQAVYQIPTDQDIPSESLALALQRVFYHLQTSNQPVGTTELTKSFGWKSLDSFMQHDVQEFSRILQDKLEAKMKGTPAEDAIPKLFKGQMKNYIKCINVDFESSVIEDFYDIQLTIKGLKNLRDSFRDYVSVETLDGDNKYHAEGFGLQDAKKGVIFKQFPPVLHLQLRRFEYDVEKDALVKINDRHEFPFEIDLAEFLDESADRSVSHVYKLHGVLVHSGDLHGGHYFALIKPEKDGRWFKFDDDRVTPVTDKEVLEDNYGGDMLNGLVPPHQRTQARTLKKFTNAYMLVYVRETELDTILAPFTEADTPPHLKERLDAEREQLEAKKREKDEQHLYLTAKVITDEIFKAHQGFDLASFDDKNLPATELPTFRVLKNETFARFKERIAGYFKIPERDFRLWVLVNRQNKTIRPDVPITDEANNQTMEFIRNNMAARAADLRLYLDYNPDHAKFNAQHADPNNQPIMIFLKWFDVSKQTLYGEGKFFANKNSKVSDLYSEIQERKGWPSSTPIKLYEEIKAGMIEGMKVKQTYYQNEIQDGDIITFQVDQTEKEVQDREAQSLYSSVPQFYDFLQNRVLVQFKPRYDDGTNPEGSEFQLMLSKKMNYEPMAHRVGDHLKHDPLKLRFTSSNPQSGAPKAVIKRALNQSVADITQTNYYSQHPNVILYYELLDISIIELETKKSLKVVWTGRNNKEESTHSFLLPKPSTFSDVADHLLRAVKLQPGGSGKIRVFEASNGGRQQREHTSSELIGNLPDPAELFAEEIPLEEINAGDNTKIVNLFHYSRDPTKTHGVPCKFVVIEGEKFSDTKARIQERIGVSDKDFAKYKFALVQSTVYKQPSPVEEDDVLYDHKWAADDALGLDHLDKRPNKVNAEKGIVMR, encoded by the exons ATG cagcaacagAACGACGTTACGGACATTATCATTGACGAGAGCCCGGCCCcgctcgaggttgaggagctGCCAAACGTCCATGACT ATGAGGCCTTTGCGGCCAAGGCCATGCCTGACCTGGGCCTTGAGATCGAGGACTTCCAGTCTCAGACCTGGCGCATTGAGAACTGGAGCCAGCAGCCCAAGCGCCTGCAGGGCCCGGAGTTCAGCTGCGGTGGTCACAAATG GCGCATCCTCCTCTTTCCCCAGGGCAACGCCAATGGCCAGCCCAATGACATGGTCTCCGTCTACCTAGACTACGCGAATCCCAAAACGGCCCCCGAAGGATGGCACGCCTGCGCCCAGTTCTGCCTGGCCATCTCGAACCCTTGGGACCCAACAATCCACAACTCGAGCC ATGCCCACCACCGTTTCGTGGCCGAGGAGTGCGACTGGGGCTTTACGAGATTCGCCGACCTGAGGAAGTTGCacacggccgacgccgccaacggcaagaCGCGCCCGACTATCGAGAACGATGAGGTCGAGATCACTGCGTTTGTCCGTGTCCTCAAGGACCCAACGGGTGTTCTCTGGCACAACTTCGTCAA CTACGACTCGAAGAAGGAGACCGGCCACGTTGGACTGAGGAACCAGGGGGCAACCTGCTACATGAACTCGTTGCTGCAGTCCCTCTACTGCACCAACTACTTCCGCCAG GCCGTGTACCAAATCCCTACCGACCAGGATATCCCATCAGAATCTCTTGCCTTGGCACTGCAGCGTGTCTTCTACCACCTCCAGACGTCCAACCAGCCTGTTGGAACAACCGAACTGACAAAGTCGTTCGGATGGaagtcgctcgactcgttcATGCAGCATGACGTCCAGGAGTTTAGCCGCATTCTTcaggacaagctcgaggccaagatGAAGGGCACACCAGCCGAGGACGCCATCCCCAAGCTCTTCAAGGGGCAGATGAAGAACTACATCAAGTGCATCAATGTTGATTTCGAGTCGTCTGTCATTGAGGACTTCTATG ACATTCAGCTCACCATCAAGGGTCTGAAGAACCTGCGTGACTCCTTCCGTGACTACGTCTCGGTCGAGACGCTGGATGGCGACAACAAGTACCATGCCGAGGGCTTTGGCCTCCAGGACGCCAAGAAGGGTGTCATCTTCAAGCAGTTCCCTCCTGTGCTTCACCTCCAGCTCCGTCGCTTCGAGTACGACGTTGAGAAGGACGCTCTTGTCAAGATCAACGACCGCCACGAGTTCCCCTTCGAGATTGATCTCGCAGAGTtcctcgacgagtcggcggACCGCTCCGTGTCGCACGTCTACAAGCTCCATGGTGTCCTCGTCCACTCTGGTGACCTCCACGGCGGCCACTACTTTGCGCTTATCAAGCCGGAGAAGGACGGCCGTTGGTTCAAGTTTGACGATGACCGCGTTACGCCCGTTACCGACAAGGAGGTCCTCGAGGACAACTATGGCGGTGACATGCTCAACGGTCTCGTTCCTCCCCACCAGCGCACTCAGGCGCGCACCCTCAAGAAGTTCACCAACGCCTACATGCTGGTTTACGTCCGCGAGACGGAGCTTGACACCATCCTCGCGCCcttcaccgaggccgacactCCTCCTCACCTCAAGGAGCGCCttgatgccgagcgcgagcagctcgaggccaagaagcgtGAGAAGGACGAGCAGCACCTGTACCTCACCGCCAAGGTCATCACCGACGAGATCTTCAAGGCCCACCAGGGCTTTGACCTTGCCTCGTTTGATGACAAGAACCTTCCCGCCACGGAGCTTCCCACTTTCCGCGTCCTCAAGAACGAGACGTTCGCGAGGTTCAAGGAGCGTATTGCAGGGTACTTCAAGATTCCTGAGCGTGACTTCCGTCTCTGGGTTCTCGTCAACAGGCAAAACAAGACTATTCGTCCCGATGTGCCCATCACGGACGAGGCAAACAACCAGA CCATGGAGTTCATCCGCAACAACATGgctgcccgtgccgccgactTGCGCCTGTACCTCGACTACAACCCTGACCACGCCAAGTTCAAtgcccagcacgccgaccCGAACAACCAGCCTATCATGATCTTCCTCAAGTGGTTCGACGTCTCGAAGCAGACGCTTTACGGCGAGGGCAAGTTCTTTGCCAACAAGAACAGCAAGGTGTCGGACCTCTACTCTGAGATTCAGGAGAGGAAGGGCTGGCCATCGTCGACCCCCATCAAGCTGTAcgaggagatcaaggccgGCATGATCGAGGGCATGAAGGTCAAGCAGACCTACTACCAGAACGAGATCCAGGACGGTGACATCATCACCTTCCAGGTTGACCAGACGGAGAAGGAGGTCCAGGACCGTGAGGCCCAGTCGCTCTACTCGAGCGTGCCTCAGTTCTACGACTTCCTCCAGAACCGCGTCCTCGTGCAATTCAAGCCCAGATATGACGACGGCACCAACCCCGAGGGTAGCGAATTCCAGCTCATGCTGAGCAAGAAGATGAACTACGAACCCATGGCACACCGTGTTGGCGACCACCTGAAGCACGATCCTCTCAAGCTGCGCTTCACATCGTCAAACCCCCAGTCTGGAGCGCCCAAGGCCGTTATCAAGCGGGCCTTGAACCAGAGCGTTGCCGACATCACTCAGACCAACTACTACAGCCAGCACCCCAACGTTATCCTGTACTACGAACTGCTCGATATCAGCATCATCGAGTTAGAAACGAAGAAGTCGCTCAAGGTTGTGTGGACTGGCCGCAACAACAAGGAGGAGTCGACCCACTCGTTCCTGTTGCCCAAGCCCAGCACATTTAGCGATGTCGCCGACCACCTGTTGCGAGCAGTCAAGTTGCAGCCTGGTGGATCGGGTAAGATTCGTGTGTTTGAGGCCTCGAACGGTGGCCGtcagcagcgcgagcacacGTCTTCGGAGCTGATCGGCAACCtgcccgaccccgccgagctgTTTGCTGAGGAGATTCCTCTTGAGGAGATCAATGCTGGTGACAACACCAAGATTGTCAACCTCTTCCACTACTCGCGCGACCCAACCAAGACGCACGGTGTGCCTTGCAAGTTTGTTGTCATTGAG GGCGAGAAGTTCTCGGACACCAAGGCGAGGATACAGGAGAGGATCGGCGTTTCGGACAAGGACTTTGCCAAGTACAAGTTTGCCCTTGTCCAGTCGACCGTCTACAAGCAGCCCTCGCCAGTGGAAGAAG ATGATGTGCTGTATGACCACAAGTgggcggcggacgacgcATTGGGCCTTGACCACCTGGACAAGAGACCCAACAAGGTCAACGCCGAGAAGGGTATTGTCATGCGATAG
- the scon-2 gene encoding putative E3 ubiquitin ligase complex SCF subunit scon-2 — translation MAGTLNGSNGSQQGTMPSSSRAPAAAPAAAATPQRSTAPIVPTRSAARPTSMAVSATLSPATTPSKPETTPARQIVTPKASPSPLSRIPASSLPRSTAADRGPPSAYARPGLRPVNSLRTPTKNACKPSDIQAQIEMLERVMGSRTGVLGRLDDKLSEHVMKFLDLQEVLRLRLVSKRFEQRATNPRVWKRLCRELEAHWDGMVNLDGYRLDDDGDWLGLFKKLWRREKNWTNGQAQSLAVLSGHRNYVTSLKLWGETLISASYDDTIRIWNLPYAVSSSKVVPPPVVIPAKAVSSIDYYAPEQVLVTGSHEVGRASVWRNIEGEWKVEKILSGHLHGTRFVAINAEWLISVGSDKAIVVWDWRSGNKIVRFGQQTNVCAGMRLLDDFVLSATVDGVIRTFSIQKREMLGQFRLSELARRQPEFADKLKDVGVGALGMLTWFEAEGRFLAMATKDIIIRLAWEWADEEELEVMLNSPTSVDSRSFAEAQATSPSVVTPARHRGFSNASPRAVSPRSPLTPRSGGATPTTSRPSPVVSSKLAMSTGALPSSAGASSSEDGNSEKANATTTNTTSQFALAKPPRIIEILDITGTERGAFEAGRGRIVTSRRLSAKSGAERRVRHQFSCLFKDQLISLIQVLVGSERPSPGGGDAAMKVVPLGGLWETRGRAAGLASATKNPMSLALDHDKVVTGLL, via the exons ATGGCAGGTACCTTGAACGGGTCAAACGGCTCGCAACAGGGTACCAtgccaagctcgtcgcgagcaccagcggcagcaccagcagcagcagccacgcCTCAGCGGTCGACTGCGCCGATCGTGCCCACCCGGTCCGCGGCACGGCCTACGTCCATGGCCGTGTCCGCAACCCTGAGTCCAGCAACGACGCCATCCAAGCCTGAGACTACGCCCGCTCGCCAGATCGTAACCCCCAAAGCgtccccctcgccgctgtcccGCATCCCTGCCAGCTCGTTACCCCGCTCGACGGCAGCAGATAGaggcccgccgagcgcgtacGCCCGCCCCGGCCTCCGGCCTGTCAATTCGCTTCGCACGCCGACGAAGAACG CGTGCAAGCCGTCGGACATCCAGGCGCAGATTGAAATGCTCGAACGGGTAATGGGGTCGCGGACGGGCGTGCTGGGGCGACTTGACGACAAGCTCAGCGAACACGTCATGAAGTTTCTCGACCTCCAGGAGGTGCTGCGCCTGCGATTG GTGTCGAAACGCTTCGAACAGCGGGCAACGAATCCTCGTGTGTGGAAGCGGCTGTGCAGAGAACTCGAGGCGCACTGGGATGGCATGGTCAATCTCGATGGCTACAGGTTGGACGATGACGGCGACTGGCTGGGATTGTTCAAGAAGCTGTGGCGGCGAGAGAAGAACTGGACGAATGGACAG GCTCAGAGCTTGGCTGTTCTGAGTGGACATCGAAACTACGTCACATCTCTCAAGTTATGGGGAGAGACTCTGATCAGCGCGTCGTATGATGATAC GATTCGGATATGGAACCTCCCATACGCCGTGTCTAGCTCCAAGGTCGTCCCACCGCCAGTGGTGATCCCCGCCAAGGCCGTGTCGAGCATCGACTACTACGCGCCAGAGCAGGTTCTCGTGACTGGCTCGCACGAAGTTGGCCGTGCCAGTGTGTGGCGAAACATTGAGGGCGAATGGAAGGTCGAAAAGATCCTTTCTGGGCACTTGCACGGCACACGATTTGTCGC AATCAACGCCGAATGGCTCATCTCTGTCGGGTCCGACAAGGCGATCGTCGTGTGGGACTGGCGGTCAGGAAACAAGATTGTTCGTTTCGGCCAGCAGACCAACGTCTGTGCTGGCATGAGACTTCTCGACGACTTTGTCCTGTCCGCAACTGTCGACGGCGTGATCCGCACGTTCTCCATCCAAAAGCGAGAAATGCTCGGCCAGTTCAGGCTGTCCGAGCTCGCAAGGCGGCAGCCAGAGTTtgccgacaagctcaaggacgtgGGAGTCGGCGCTCTGGGTATGCTTACCTGGTTTGAGGCCGAAGGGCGGTTCTTGGCG ATGGCTACGAAGGACATTATAATTCGCCTCGCCTGGGAATGGGCTGACGAGGAGGAACTGGAGGTCATGCTTAATAGCCCGACGAGCGTCGACAGCCGGTCCTTTGCCGAAGCACAGGCGACCAGCCCCTCGGTTGTCACACCTGCTCGTCACCGAGGTTTCAGTAAcgcgtcgcctcgcgcagTGTCACCGCGTTCGCCGCTCACCCCTCGGTCTGGCGGGGCAACACCGACTACATCACGGCCGTCCCCAGTCGTGAGCTCCAAGCTTGCCATGTCGACAGGCGCTCTACCTTCGTCAGcaggcgcgagctcgagcgaggACGGGAACAGCGAGAAGGCGAATGCCACTACGACCAACACGACGTCACAGTTTGCCCTCGCGAAGCCACCGAGGATTATCGAGATCCTCGACATTACGGGCACGGAGCGGGGCGCATTCGAagctgggcgtgggcgtaTCGTTACCAGCCGCCGTTTGTCCGCAAAGTCGGGCGCAGAGCGCAGGGTACGTCACCAGTTCTCATGTCTTTTCAAGGACCAGCTAATCAGTCTCATACAGGTTCTCGTCGGCTCTGAAAGGCCTTCGCCCGGTGGAGGCGATGCTGCCATGAAGGTGGTGCCGCTTGGTGGTCTGTGGGAGACGCGAGGACGTGCTGCGGGGCTGGCCAGTGCAACCAAGAACCCTATGAGCTTGGCACTCGACCATGAcaaggtggtg ACGGGTCTATTGTAG
- the ptr3 gene encoding Ubiquitin-activating enzyme E1 1 yields the protein MSSSAMEVDAPGGDNIDEGLYSRQLYVLGHEAMKKMANSNVLIVGVKGLGVEIAKNVALAGVKSVTIYDPSPVEIADLGTQFFLREEDIGKPRAAVTGPRLAELNSYVPVKVLEGEGEITPELIAPYQVVVLTNTSLAKQVEIDEFARKNGIYFIAADVRGLFATVFNDFGDDFVCVDPTGENPLSGMVLYVENGDDALVTTVDETRHGLEDGDYVVFSEIKGMEGLNGAEPRKVTVKGPYTFSIGDTNSLGEYTSGGLFTQVKQPKTLHFKSLKESLNQPELFITDFAKWDRPATLHVGFQALAQFQAKNGRLPRPWNAEDAASIVALSKEIHSAAAGDADLDEKVLQALSFQASGDVSPVVAVIGGFVAQEVLKAVSAKFHPMQQSLYFDSLESLPSQLPTEAETQPKGTRYDSQIAVFGETFQKKIANNRQFLVGSGAIGCEMLKNWAMMGLATGPEGSIIVTDLDTIEKSNLNRQFLFRAKDVGKFKAESAASAVTAMNPDLAGHITTFEERVGPETEQQFGDEFFSKLDVVTNALDNVQARQYMDRRCVFYQKPLLESGTLGTKANTQVVIPFLTESYSSSQDPPEKSIPSCTVKNFPNAIEHTIQWAREAFDSLFVNPPSTVNLYLSQPNFVETTLKSSGQHHEQLKQMEKYLVGRPTTFAECVQWARLQYENDYHNEISQLLFNLPKDQVNSNGTPFWSGPKRAPDANKFDINDPLDYAYLVSAANLHAFNYGLKGDTDPATFHKALETFEVPKFVPKSGVKIQINDNDPVAGNEDDSEDLDAIVARLPTPSSLAGFRLQPADFEKDDDSNHHIDFITAASNLRARNYSITEADRHKTKLIAGKIIPAIATTTALAVGLVCLELYKVIDGKNNLEDYKNGFVNLALPFFGFSEPIAAAKQSYNGKDWTLWDRFEIDGNPTLQEIIDWFEQKQELNLQMVSQGVSMLWSAFTPPKKAAERLPKKISDLIEEVSKKTLPAWQKSLLVEVMADDKEGEDVEVPYLLIRLP from the exons ATGTCCTCGTCAGCAATGGAGGTCGATGCTCCCGGTGGCGACAACA TCGACG AGGGCCTCTACTCTCGTCAGCT TTACGTCCTCGGACATGAAG CGATGAAGAAGATGGCCAACTCGAacgtcctcatcgtcggcgtcaagggcctcggcgtggagaTCG CCAAGAACGTTGCCCTCGCTGGCGTGAAGAGTGTGACCATCTACGACCCTTCCCCCGTCGAgatcgccgacctcggcacccAG TTCTTCCTCCGCGAAGAGGACATTGGCAAGCCCCGTGCGGCCGTCACTGGCCCGCGCCTGGCCGAGCTCAACTCTTACGTGCCcgtcaaggtgctcgagggcgagggcgagatcaCCCCCGAGCTCATTGCGCCTTACCAG gtTGTTGTCCTCACCAACACCAGCCTCGCCAAGCAGGTTGAGATCGACGAGTTTGCCCGCAAGAACGGCATCTACTTCATCGCCGCTGATGTCCGCGGCCTCTTTGC CACCGTCTTCAACGACTTTGGTGACGACTTCGTCTGCGTCGACCCCACCGGCGAGAACCCCCTCTCGGGCATGGTTCTCTACGTCgagaacggcgacgacgccctcgtcaccaccgtcgacgagacccgccacggcctcgaggacggcgactATGTCGTCTTCTCCGAGATTAAGGGCATGGAGGGCctcaacggcgccgagccccgcaAGGTCACCGTCAAGGGCCCCTACACCTTCTCGATTGGCGACAccaactcgctcggcgagtaCACCTCGGGTGGTCTCTTCACCCAGGTCAAGCAGCCCAAGACTCTCCACTTC AAATCGCTCAAGGAGAGCCTTAACCAGCCCGAGCTGTTCATCACCGACTTTGCCAAGTGGGACCGCCCTGCCACCCTCCACGTCGGTTTCCAGGCTCTTGCCCAGTTCCAGGCCAAGAACggccgcctcccccgcccctggaacgccgaggacgccgcgtcCATCGTTGCCCTCTCCAAGGAGATTCActcggctgccgccggcgacgctgacctcgacgagaaggTCCTCCAGGCGCTTTCCTTCCAGGCTTCGGGTGATGTCTCTCCTGTTGTTGCCGTCATTGGTGGCTTCGTCGCCCAGGAGGTCCTCAAGGCCGTCTCGGCCAAGTTCCACCCCATGCAGCAGAGCCTGTACTTCGactcgctcgagtcgctcccCTCGCAGCTCcccaccgaggccgagacccAGCCCAAGGGTACTCGTTACGACAGCCAGATTGCCGTCTTTGGCGAGACCTTCCAGAAGAAGATTGCCAACAACCGCCAGTTCCTTGTCGGTTCGGGTGCCATCGGCTGTGAGATGCTCAAGAACTGGGCCATGATGGGTCTTGCCACTGGCCCTGAGGGCTCGATCATCGTTACGGACCTCGACACCATCGAGAAGAGCAACCTCAACCGCCAGTTCCTCTTCCGTGCCAAGGATGTCGGCAAGTTCAAGGCTGAGAGTGCTGCTTCCGCCGTCACCGCTATGAACCCTGACCTCGCCGGCCACATCACCACGTTTGAGGAGCGTGTTGGCCCCGAGACTGAGC AGCAATTCGGCGACGAGTTCTTCTCCAAGCTCGACGTTGTCACCAACGCCCTCGACAACGTCCAGGCCCGTCAGTACATGGACCGCCGGTGTGTCTTCTACCAGAAGCCCCTCCTCGAGTCGGGTACCCTTGGCACCAAGGCCAACACCCAGGTCGTCATCCCCTTCCTCACCGagtcgtactcgtcgtcccagGACCCCCCTGAGAAGTCGATCCCTTCGTGCACGGTCAAGAACTTCCCCAACGCTATTGAGCACACTATCCAGTGGGCTCGTGAGGCGTTCGACTCGCTGTTCGTCAACCCTCCCTCGACCGTCAACCTGTACCTCTCGCAGCCCAACTTTGTTGAGACGACTCTGAAGAGCTCGGGCCAGCACcacgagcagctcaagcagATGGAGAAgtacctcgtcggccgccccACGACCTTTGCCGAGTGTGTTCAGTGGGCGCGCCTCCAGTACGAGAACGACTACCACAACGAGATCAGCCAGCTCCTGTTCAACCTTCCCAAGGACCAGGTCAACTCCAACGGTACCCCCTTCTGGTCGGGCCCCAAGCGTGCCCCTGACGCCAACAAGTTCGACATTAACGAC CCCCTCGACTATGCTTACCTTGTTTCGGCTGCCAACCTGCACGCCTTCAACTACGGCCTCAAGGGCGACACTGACCCTGCCACCTTCCACAAGGCGCTTGAGACCTTTGAGGTTCCCAAGTTTGTCCCCAAGAGCGGTGTCAAGATCCAGatcaacgacaacgacccCGTTGCCGGCAACGAGGACGACT CTGAGGACCTTGACGCCATTGTTGCCAGGCTGCCCACCCCTtcgtcgctcgctggcttCCGCCTCCAGCCCGCCGACTttgagaaggacgacgactcgaACCACCACATCGACTTCATCACCGCCGCGTCCAACCTCCGTGCTCGCAACTACAGCATTACCGAGGCTGACCGCCACAAGACCAAGCTCATTGCCGGCAAGATCATCCCTGCCATTGCCACCACGACTGCCCTCGCTGTCGGCCTGGTCTGCCTTGAACTGTACAAGGTGATTGACGGCAAGAACAACCTCGAGGACTACAAGAACGGCTTTGTCAACCTTGCTCTGCCATTCTTCGGCTTCTCGGAGCCCATTGCCGCTGCCAAGCAGTCGTACAACGGCAAGGACTGGACTCTGTGGGACCGCTTCGAGATTGACGGCAACCCGACGCTGCAAGAGATTATCGACTGGTTTGAGCAGAAGCAGGAGCTCAACCTGCAGATGGTGTCGCAGGGCGTGTCCATGCTGTGGTCTGCGTTTACGCCTCCCAAGAAGGCCGCTGAGCGCTTGCCAAAGAAGATCTCGGACCTGATCGAGGAAGTGAGCAAGAAGACATTGCCCGCCTGGCAGAAGAGCCTGCTTGTCGAGGTcatggccgacgacaaggagggcgaggatgtcgaggtgCCATACCTCCTTATCCGCCTGCCTTAG
- the AGL2 gene encoding Alpha-glucosidase 2: protein MVYVERELSSFQLPAGAPAAGATATSFSLVSSPKAPYKDFVYTLEFPLANALRVTLTGPDRPLPPHDNVVLKYTPVPFTIALLNERTCEAVIPFPEVGAVDLDGANKKRELRLNWADSILLEIWEDDGAGNKVRVCGDLSARSYALTEHGVMRHWWIERDNLHLGLGEKAGPIDLTGRSFQITGSDSACYDAYETDPLYKHTPFLISTPRAEAGGQPRSTYAIYHATNSNALWDIGRHHDDPWGYFKTFTQDWGGLEEWYLLGKGVKQVTRTWAEIVGKPMLVGRDWLGYLASGMGLGESDEPIAQELLSEWPELCKKHDIPCSAIHFSSGYTVDPETGNRNVFTMNTKRYPDFKGLVGGLHKAGIKVVPNIKPYMLNIHPQYAKVHDNDGLFWDDHVKAPAQTRIWSSGIGCNGKGSWVDMTSATGRQWWADGVKSLIDAGMDGMWNDNNEYSLHDDEFLAHNDFPHQFASPAAPGNAKVGLLGRMINTEMVAKTSHDTLLAANPDRRPYVLTRSGNVGAFKYACGTWTGDNETSWKNLRGSQPIQLNCGISLMQSTGSDIGGFGGPLPSPELFVRWVQLGVTHARFCIHAFKPSKDDPSGASATNTPWMYPAVLPLIRDAIKWRYAFLPYFNSLMWGSHDDAEPTNSWLGWGDFASDPKVYTDAVLNGFDAWIGAGQLLSAPALFEGELTRTVYLPKASASDESLYFDLHAPHGRHVAGSTVTIATPLEHMGLLAREGAAIPIGKDYHTVTQRTGPARTTPDGVDIELEEEGGVVGLDDFRGVLIFPGDKGSHTRTWTEDDGISRAPGRADIQITYTAAEEIAVEAKFTTHDFKPLWGRELHVFLPVGDVRSVKGGKKVERDGRVAYVVEVL from the exons ATGGTCTACGTCGAGCGCGAACTGTCGTCGTTCCAGCtgcccgccggcgcacccgcagccggcgcgaccgccacctccttctcgctcgtgtcgtcgccCAAGGCACCATACAAGGACTTCGTCTACACTCTCGAGTTTCCCCTCGCCAACGCGCTCCGCGTGACTCTGACTGGTCCGGACCGCCCCCTTCCGCCGCATGACAACGTCGTGCTCAAGTACACGCCTGTGCCGTTCACCATCGCGCTCCTCAACGAGCGCACGTGCGAAGCTGTCATCCCCTTCCCCGAGGTTGGAgcggtcgacctcgacggcgccaacAAGAAACGCGAGCTCCGCCTCAACTGGGCCGACTCGATCCTCCTCGAGATCTGGGAGGACGATGGCGCGGGCAACAAGGTCCGCGTCTGCGGCGACCTCTCGGCCAGGTCATATGCGCTCACGGAGCACGGCGTGATGCGCCACTGGTGGATCGAGCGGGACAACCTCCATCTCGGACTTGGCGAGAAGGCCGGCCCCATCGACCTCACGGGACGCAGCTTCCAGATCACGGGCTCCGACTCGGCATGCTACGACGCGTACGAGACCGACCCGCTGTACAAGCACACGCCGTTCCTCATCTCCACGCCAAGGGCCGAGGCCGGTGGCCAGCCAAGGTCGACCTACGCCATCTACCATGCGACCAACTCGAATGCGCTGTGGGACATTGGCCGCCACCATGACGACCCCTGGGGCTACTTCAAGACGTTTACCCAGGACTGGGGAGGACTCGAGGAGTGgtacctcctcggcaagggcgtcaAGCAGGTGACGCGCACGTGGGCCGAAATCGTCGGCAAGCCcatgctcgtcggccgcgactGGCTCGGATACCTTGCCTCTGGAATGGGTCTCGGCGAGAGTGACGAGCCGATTGCGCAGGAGCTGCTGTCCGAATGGCCAGAGCTGTGTAAGAAGCATGACATCCCATGCTCTGCTATTCAT TTCTCGTCTGGCTACACTGTCGACCCCGAGACTGGCAACCGCAACGTGTTCACGATGAACACGAAGAGATATCCAGACTTCAAGGGGCTCGTCGGTGGCCTTCACAAGGCGGGTATCAAGGTTGTCCCAAACATCAAGCCTT ATATGCTCAACATTCACCCCCAATACGCCAAGGTGCATGACAACGACGGCCTGTTCTGGGACGACCACGTCAAGGCACCTGCGCAGACGCGTATCTGGTCCTCGGGTATCGGTTGCAACGGCAAGGGCAGCTGGGTTGACATGACGAGCGCCACCGGACGTCAGTGGTGGGCTGATGGCGTCAAGAGCCTGATCGACGCCGGCATGGACGGCATGTGGAA CGACAACAACGAGTACtcgctgcacgacgacgagttcctCGCGCACAACGACTTCCCTCACCAGTTCGCCTCGCCAGCCGCACCAGGCAACGCCAAGGTCGGCCTCCTGGGCCGCATGATCAACACCGAGATGGTCGCCAAGACTTCTCACGacacgctgctcgccgccaaccccgaTCGCCGGCCGTACGTTCTCACGCGCTCGGGTAACGTCGGCGCGTTCAAGTACGCCTGTGGTACCTGGACGGGCGACAACGAGACGAGCTGGAAGAACCTGCGTGGTTCGCAGCCCATCCAGCTCAACTGCGGTATCTCGCTCATGCAGTCCACTGGCTCGGACAttggcggctttggcggccccctcccctctcccgAGCTCTTTGTCCGCTGGGTTCAGCTCGGCGTGACGCACGCACGATTCTGCATTCACGCGTTCAAGCCGTCCAAGGACGACCCCTCTGGGGCGTCCGCCACCAACACGCCTTGGATGTACCCCGCTGTCCTGCCCCTCATCCGCGACGCGATCAAGTGGCGCTATGCCTTCCTCCCGTACTTCAACTCGCTCATGTGGGGctcgcacgacgacgccgagccgaccAACTCGTGGCTCGGCTGGGGAGACTTTGCCTCCGACCCCAAGGTGTacaccgacgccgtgctgaACGGGTTCGACGCATGGATCGGCGCGGGACAGCTGCTTTCCGCACCAGCGCTTTTCGAAGGCGAACTCACGCGTACCGTGTACCTCCCCAAGGCGTCGGCTTCGGACGAGTCGCTCTACTTCGACCTGCACGCCCCCCACGGCCGCCACGTCGCCGGCTCGACGGTGACCATTGCCACGCCGCTCGAGCACATGGGTCTCCTCGCGCGTGAGGGCGCCGCCATCCCAATTGGCAAGGACTACCACACCGTCACGCAGCGTACCGGCCCGGCGCGTACAACGCCAGACGGCGTTGACatcgagctggaggaggagggcggcgttgtcggcctcgacgacttCCGCGGCGTCCTTATCTTCCCCGGCGACAAGGGCAGCCACACGCGCACCTggaccgaggacgacggtaTCTCGCGTGCTcccggccgcgccgacatcCAAATCACGTacactgccgccgaggagattgcTGTCGAGGCAAAGTTCACGACGCACGACTTCAAGCCCCTGTGGGGCCGCGAGCTGCACGTGTTCCTCCCGGTGGGCGATGTGCGCAGCGTCAAGGGTGGCAAGAAGGTGGAGCGCGACGGGCGTGTCGCGTACGTTGTCGAGGTGTTGTAG